A genomic segment from Callithrix jacchus isolate 240 chromosome 8, calJac240_pri, whole genome shotgun sequence encodes:
- the CLMN gene encoding calmin isoform X6, with the protein MPSVERENVQKRTFTRWINLHLEKCNPPIEVKDLFIDIQDGKILMALLEVLSGRNLLHEYKCSSHRIFRLNNIAKALKFLEDSNVKLVSIDAAEIADGNPSLVLGLIWNIILFFQIKELTGNLSRNSPSSSLSPGSGGTDSDSSFPPTPTTERERSVAISVKDQRKAIKALLAWVQRKTRKYGVAVQDFAGSWRSGLAFLAVIKAIDPSLVDMKQALENSARENLEKAFSIAQDALHIPRLLEPEDIMVDTPDEQSIMTYVAQFLERFPELEAEDIFDSDKEVPIESTFVRIKETPSEQESKIFILNENGEHTYTINHETSHPPPSKVFVCDKPESMKEFHLDGISSHALSDSSTEFMHQIIDRVLQGGPGDTSDISEPSPETSILSSRKESQRSNSLPIKKTVHFEADTCKDASCSKDLSLHLEGSPRVAKEPLMEDGRILAVEVAEEKEWKQESSKIPESFSDKVPGDVFFAEGTINNSQSSSSYNGALESTASQDEESQSLSPLGENTAMASSVEIKVNLMTVEPLDEGDYFEAIPLKASKFISDLIDLASTSQAFNKVPSPHETKPDEDDEAFENHAEKLGKRSTKSSHKQKDSPEPQVKSDKHEAHQDSGEEAEGCPSAQEETPTDKKPEVHEKAKRKSIHPHHEEEGEDDDLEGVGEELSSSPPGSSVSLETLQNHSEEGLDFKPSPPVSKVSVIPHDLFYFPHYEVPLAAVLEAYAEDPEDLKNEKMDLEGPEGCMQDLDSREEEADGSQSSCSSSAPGECLPSASDQVLYLNRDGGSTTPASEPAPLAPHDDHQQRETKESDPMDSHQSQESPNPENVANPLEEKVTKESVSSKKKEKRKHVDRVESLLFIAPGTVRSSDDLEEDTGNHRVPSRASHSDSSICIRRHNNRSLESDHFSSVQLRNAADLDDRRNRMLTRYNTQKLTELILQFYGIRADKKRESKHARMSMKANSSGEAMSLGSHSPQSDSLTQFVQQPDMMYFILFLWLLVYCLLLFPQLDVNRL; encoded by the exons TGCAATCCACCTATAGAAGTTAAAGACTTATTCATCGATATACAAGATGGCAAAATCCTAATGGCGTTGTTAGAAGTCCTGTCTGGGCGGAATCTG CTGCACGAATACAAATGTTCGTCGCATCGTATTTTTCGGCTGAACAACATAGCGAAAGCACTCAAGTTTTTGGAAGATAGCAAT gttaAACTCGTTAGCATTGATGCCGCAGAAATAGCAGATGGCAACCCTTCTTTGGTTCTTGGGCTGATATGGAACATAATCCTCTTCTTCCAG ATTAAGGAGCTCACAGGCAACCTCAGCAGAAACTCTCCATCTTCCAGCCTCTCCCCCGGCTCAGGGGGCACAGACTCAGACTCATCCTTCCCACCCACGCCcaccacagagagagagaggagcgtGGCCATATCGGTGAAAGACCAGAGGAAGGCCATCAAGGCCCTGTTGGCCTGGGTGCAGAGAAAAACGAGAAA GTATGGCGTGGCAGTGCAGGACTTTGCGGGCAGCTGGAGGAGTGGACTGGCTTTCCTGGCAGTGATCAAGGCCATTGACCCCAGCCTGGTGGACATGAAACAGGCCCTGGAAAATTCGGCACGAGAAAATCTCGAGAAGGCTTTCAGCATCGCACAGGATGCCTTGCACATCCCCAGGCTCCTGGAGCCAGAAG ACATCATGGTTGACACACCGGACGAGCAGTCTATCATGACTTACGTGGCACAGTTTCTAGAACGTTTTCCGGAGTTGGAAGCT GAAGATATTTTCGACTCAGATAAAGAAGTTCCTATCGAATCCACTTTTGTTCGTATCAAAGAAACTCCTTCTGAACAGGAGAGCAAAATCTTCATTCTGAATGAAAATGGGGAGCACACCTACACTATTAACCATGAAACCAGCCACCCACCACCCTCCAAAGTCTTTGTCTGTGACAAGCCTGAGAGCATGAAGGAATTCCACCTGGATGGTATTTCCAGCCATGCACTGTCAGACAGTTCCACTGAGTTCATGCACCAGATCATCGACCGGGTCCTGCAAGGGGGCCCAGGTGACACCAGTGACATCAGTGAGCCATCTCCAGAAACCTCCATTTTATCATCCAGAAAGGAGAGCCAGAGGTCCAACTCTTTGCCAATCAAGAAAACAGTTCACTTTGAGGCTGACACCTGCAAGGATGCGTCCTGCAGTAAGGACCTGTCCCTTCACCTTGAAGGGAGCCCGAGAGTGGCAAAGGAACCACTGATGGAGGATGGACGCATCTTGGCAGTTGAGGTTGCTGAGGAAAAGGAATGGAAACAGGAATCCTCGAAGATTCCAGAATCCTTCTCTGACAAGGTCCCTGGTGATGTTTTTTTTGCGGAGGGCACGATCAATAATTCTCAGTCTTCTTCTTCCTATAATGGTGCTTTAGAGAGTACAGCCAGCCAGGATGAAGAAAGTCAGTCTCTTTCACCCCTGGGAGAGAATACTGCGATGGCCAGTTCCGTGGAGATCAAGGTTAATCTGATGACTGTAGAACCTCTGGATGAGGGAGACTATTTTGAAGCCATCCCATTAAAAGCCTCAAAATTTATCAGTGACCTAATAGATTTGGCTTCTACCAGCCAGGCTTTCAACAAAGTTCCTTCACCTCATGAGACAAAACCTGATGAGGATGATGAGGCTTTTGAGAATCATGCTGAAAAACTCGGTAAAAGGAGTACTAAATCTTCTCACAAACAGAAAGATTCGCCAGAGCCTCAAGTTAAGTCTGACAAACATGAAGCTCACCAGGACTCCGGAGAAGAAGCTGAAGGCTGTCCTTCAGCCCAGGAAGAGACACCAACAGATAAAAAGCCAGAGGTACATGAGAAGGCCAAGAGAAAGTCCATCCATCCTCATcatgaggaagagggagaagacgATGACCTCGAGGGTGTGGGCGAGGAATTATCTTCCAGCCCCCCAGGCAGCAGTGTCAGCTTGGAGACCCTTCAGAACCACAGCGAAGAAGGCCTGGATTTCAAGCCCTCTCCACCCGTCTCAAAGGTTTCCGTCATTCCCCATGACCTCTTCTATTTCCCGCACTACGAGGTTCCCCTGGCTGCAGTTTTGGAGGCTTATGCAGAAGACCCAGAggatctaaaaaatgaaaaaatggatCTCGAAGGTCCAGAGGGTTGTATGCAAGACCTGGACtccagggaggaggaggctgatGGCTCTCAGAGCAGCTGCAGTTCTTCGGCACCAGGCGAGTGCCTCCCCAGTGCCAGCGACCAGGTGCTATATCTCAACAGGGATGGTGGGAGTACCACACCAGCCTCAGAACCTGCTCCTCTGGCCCCCCATGACGACCACCAACAAAGGGAGACCAAAGAGAGTGACCCCATGGACAGCCACCAG TCCCAGGAATCCCCAAACCCGGAAAACGTAGCAAACCCCCTAGAAGAAAAGGTAACCAAAGAATCAGTCAGcagtaaaaaaaaggaaaagagaaaacatgtgGACCGCGTAGAAAGTTTGTTATTTATAGCACCTGGAACTGTTCGATCCTCAGATGACCTCGAAGAAGACACTGGCAACCACAGAGTTCCTTCCAG gGCTAGTCACAGTGACTCCAGCATTTGCATTCGACGACATAATAATAGGTCTTTGGAATCG GATCATTTTAGCTCTGTTCAGTTGAGGAATGCAGCAGATCTGGACGACAGAAGGAACCGAATGTTAACCAG GTACAATACTCAGAAGCTCACTGAGCTGATTTTACAGTTTTATGGCATCAGAGCAGACAAGAAGAGGGAAAGCAAACATGCCAGGATGTCTATGAAA
- the CLMN gene encoding calmin isoform X4, which translates to MAAHEWDWFQREELIGQISDIRVQNLQVERENVQKRTFTRWINLHLEKCNPPIEVKDLFIDIQDGKILMALLEVLSGRNLLHEYKCSSHRIFRLNNIAKALKFLEDSNVKLVSIDAAEIADGNPSLVLGLIWNIILFFQIKELTGNLSRNSPSSSLSPGSGGTDSDSSFPPTPTTERERSVAISVKDQRKAIKALLAWVQRKTRKYGVAVQDFAGSWRSGLAFLAVIKAIDPSLVDMKQALENSARENLEKAFSIAQDALHIPRLLEPEDIMVDTPDEQSIMTYVAQFLERFPELEAEDIFDSDKEVPIESTFVRIKETPSEQESKIFILNENGEHTYTINHETSHPPPSKVFVCDKPESMKEFHLDGISSHALSDSSTEFMHQIIDRVLQGGPGDTSDISEPSPETSILSSRKESQRSNSLPIKKTVHFEADTCKDASCSKDLSLHLEGSPRVAKEPLMEDGRILAVEVAEEKEWKQESSKIPESFSDKVPGDVFFAEGTINNSQSSSSYNGALESTASQDEESQSLSPLGENTAMASSVEIKVNLMTVEPLDEGDYFEAIPLKASKFISDLIDLASTSQAFNKVPSPHETKPDEDDEAFENHAEKLGKRSTKSSHKQKDSPEPQVKSDKHEAHQDSGEEAEGCPSAQEETPTDKKPEVHEKAKRKSIHPHHEEEGEDDDLEGVGEELSSSPPGSSVSLETLQNHSEEGLDFKPSPPVSKVSVIPHDLFYFPHYEVPLAAVLEAYAEDPEDLKNEKMDLEGPEGCMQDLDSREEEADGSQSSCSSSAPGECLPSASDQVLYLNRDGGSTTPASEPAPLAPHDDHQQRETKESDPMDSHQSQESPNPENVANPLEEKVTKESVSSKKKEKRKHVDRVESLLFIAPGTVRSSDDLEEDTGNHRVPSRASHSDSSICIRRHNNRSLESDHFSSVQLRNAADLDDRRNRMLTRYNTQKLTELILQFYGIRADKKRESKHARMSMKANSSGEAMSLGSHSPQSDSLTQFVQQPDMMYFILFLWLLVYCLLLFPQLDVNRL; encoded by the exons TGCAATCCACCTATAGAAGTTAAAGACTTATTCATCGATATACAAGATGGCAAAATCCTAATGGCGTTGTTAGAAGTCCTGTCTGGGCGGAATCTG CTGCACGAATACAAATGTTCGTCGCATCGTATTTTTCGGCTGAACAACATAGCGAAAGCACTCAAGTTTTTGGAAGATAGCAAT gttaAACTCGTTAGCATTGATGCCGCAGAAATAGCAGATGGCAACCCTTCTTTGGTTCTTGGGCTGATATGGAACATAATCCTCTTCTTCCAG ATTAAGGAGCTCACAGGCAACCTCAGCAGAAACTCTCCATCTTCCAGCCTCTCCCCCGGCTCAGGGGGCACAGACTCAGACTCATCCTTCCCACCCACGCCcaccacagagagagagaggagcgtGGCCATATCGGTGAAAGACCAGAGGAAGGCCATCAAGGCCCTGTTGGCCTGGGTGCAGAGAAAAACGAGAAA GTATGGCGTGGCAGTGCAGGACTTTGCGGGCAGCTGGAGGAGTGGACTGGCTTTCCTGGCAGTGATCAAGGCCATTGACCCCAGCCTGGTGGACATGAAACAGGCCCTGGAAAATTCGGCACGAGAAAATCTCGAGAAGGCTTTCAGCATCGCACAGGATGCCTTGCACATCCCCAGGCTCCTGGAGCCAGAAG ACATCATGGTTGACACACCGGACGAGCAGTCTATCATGACTTACGTGGCACAGTTTCTAGAACGTTTTCCGGAGTTGGAAGCT GAAGATATTTTCGACTCAGATAAAGAAGTTCCTATCGAATCCACTTTTGTTCGTATCAAAGAAACTCCTTCTGAACAGGAGAGCAAAATCTTCATTCTGAATGAAAATGGGGAGCACACCTACACTATTAACCATGAAACCAGCCACCCACCACCCTCCAAAGTCTTTGTCTGTGACAAGCCTGAGAGCATGAAGGAATTCCACCTGGATGGTATTTCCAGCCATGCACTGTCAGACAGTTCCACTGAGTTCATGCACCAGATCATCGACCGGGTCCTGCAAGGGGGCCCAGGTGACACCAGTGACATCAGTGAGCCATCTCCAGAAACCTCCATTTTATCATCCAGAAAGGAGAGCCAGAGGTCCAACTCTTTGCCAATCAAGAAAACAGTTCACTTTGAGGCTGACACCTGCAAGGATGCGTCCTGCAGTAAGGACCTGTCCCTTCACCTTGAAGGGAGCCCGAGAGTGGCAAAGGAACCACTGATGGAGGATGGACGCATCTTGGCAGTTGAGGTTGCTGAGGAAAAGGAATGGAAACAGGAATCCTCGAAGATTCCAGAATCCTTCTCTGACAAGGTCCCTGGTGATGTTTTTTTTGCGGAGGGCACGATCAATAATTCTCAGTCTTCTTCTTCCTATAATGGTGCTTTAGAGAGTACAGCCAGCCAGGATGAAGAAAGTCAGTCTCTTTCACCCCTGGGAGAGAATACTGCGATGGCCAGTTCCGTGGAGATCAAGGTTAATCTGATGACTGTAGAACCTCTGGATGAGGGAGACTATTTTGAAGCCATCCCATTAAAAGCCTCAAAATTTATCAGTGACCTAATAGATTTGGCTTCTACCAGCCAGGCTTTCAACAAAGTTCCTTCACCTCATGAGACAAAACCTGATGAGGATGATGAGGCTTTTGAGAATCATGCTGAAAAACTCGGTAAAAGGAGTACTAAATCTTCTCACAAACAGAAAGATTCGCCAGAGCCTCAAGTTAAGTCTGACAAACATGAAGCTCACCAGGACTCCGGAGAAGAAGCTGAAGGCTGTCCTTCAGCCCAGGAAGAGACACCAACAGATAAAAAGCCAGAGGTACATGAGAAGGCCAAGAGAAAGTCCATCCATCCTCATcatgaggaagagggagaagacgATGACCTCGAGGGTGTGGGCGAGGAATTATCTTCCAGCCCCCCAGGCAGCAGTGTCAGCTTGGAGACCCTTCAGAACCACAGCGAAGAAGGCCTGGATTTCAAGCCCTCTCCACCCGTCTCAAAGGTTTCCGTCATTCCCCATGACCTCTTCTATTTCCCGCACTACGAGGTTCCCCTGGCTGCAGTTTTGGAGGCTTATGCAGAAGACCCAGAggatctaaaaaatgaaaaaatggatCTCGAAGGTCCAGAGGGTTGTATGCAAGACCTGGACtccagggaggaggaggctgatGGCTCTCAGAGCAGCTGCAGTTCTTCGGCACCAGGCGAGTGCCTCCCCAGTGCCAGCGACCAGGTGCTATATCTCAACAGGGATGGTGGGAGTACCACACCAGCCTCAGAACCTGCTCCTCTGGCCCCCCATGACGACCACCAACAAAGGGAGACCAAAGAGAGTGACCCCATGGACAGCCACCAG TCCCAGGAATCCCCAAACCCGGAAAACGTAGCAAACCCCCTAGAAGAAAAGGTAACCAAAGAATCAGTCAGcagtaaaaaaaaggaaaagagaaaacatgtgGACCGCGTAGAAAGTTTGTTATTTATAGCACCTGGAACTGTTCGATCCTCAGATGACCTCGAAGAAGACACTGGCAACCACAGAGTTCCTTCCAG gGCTAGTCACAGTGACTCCAGCATTTGCATTCGACGACATAATAATAGGTCTTTGGAATCG GATCATTTTAGCTCTGTTCAGTTGAGGAATGCAGCAGATCTGGACGACAGAAGGAACCGAATGTTAACCAG GTACAATACTCAGAAGCTCACTGAGCTGATTTTACAGTTTTATGGCATCAGAGCAGACAAGAAGAGGGAAAGCAAACATGCCAGGATGTCTATGAAA
- the CLMN gene encoding calmin isoform X5 → MVGPKQVERENVQKRTFTRWINLHLEKCNPPIEVKDLFIDIQDGKILMALLEVLSGRNLLHEYKCSSHRIFRLNNIAKALKFLEDSNVKLVSIDAAEIADGNPSLVLGLIWNIILFFQIKELTGNLSRNSPSSSLSPGSGGTDSDSSFPPTPTTERERSVAISVKDQRKAIKALLAWVQRKTRKYGVAVQDFAGSWRSGLAFLAVIKAIDPSLVDMKQALENSARENLEKAFSIAQDALHIPRLLEPEDIMVDTPDEQSIMTYVAQFLERFPELEAEDIFDSDKEVPIESTFVRIKETPSEQESKIFILNENGEHTYTINHETSHPPPSKVFVCDKPESMKEFHLDGISSHALSDSSTEFMHQIIDRVLQGGPGDTSDISEPSPETSILSSRKESQRSNSLPIKKTVHFEADTCKDASCSKDLSLHLEGSPRVAKEPLMEDGRILAVEVAEEKEWKQESSKIPESFSDKVPGDVFFAEGTINNSQSSSSYNGALESTASQDEESQSLSPLGENTAMASSVEIKVNLMTVEPLDEGDYFEAIPLKASKFISDLIDLASTSQAFNKVPSPHETKPDEDDEAFENHAEKLGKRSTKSSHKQKDSPEPQVKSDKHEAHQDSGEEAEGCPSAQEETPTDKKPEVHEKAKRKSIHPHHEEEGEDDDLEGVGEELSSSPPGSSVSLETLQNHSEEGLDFKPSPPVSKVSVIPHDLFYFPHYEVPLAAVLEAYAEDPEDLKNEKMDLEGPEGCMQDLDSREEEADGSQSSCSSSAPGECLPSASDQVLYLNRDGGSTTPASEPAPLAPHDDHQQRETKESDPMDSHQSQESPNPENVANPLEEKVTKESVSSKKKEKRKHVDRVESLLFIAPGTVRSSDDLEEDTGNHRVPSRASHSDSSICIRRHNNRSLESDHFSSVQLRNAADLDDRRNRMLTRYNTQKLTELILQFYGIRADKKRESKHARMSMKANSSGEAMSLGSHSPQSDSLTQFVQQPDMMYFILFLWLLVYCLLLFPQLDVNRL, encoded by the exons TGCAATCCACCTATAGAAGTTAAAGACTTATTCATCGATATACAAGATGGCAAAATCCTAATGGCGTTGTTAGAAGTCCTGTCTGGGCGGAATCTG CTGCACGAATACAAATGTTCGTCGCATCGTATTTTTCGGCTGAACAACATAGCGAAAGCACTCAAGTTTTTGGAAGATAGCAAT gttaAACTCGTTAGCATTGATGCCGCAGAAATAGCAGATGGCAACCCTTCTTTGGTTCTTGGGCTGATATGGAACATAATCCTCTTCTTCCAG ATTAAGGAGCTCACAGGCAACCTCAGCAGAAACTCTCCATCTTCCAGCCTCTCCCCCGGCTCAGGGGGCACAGACTCAGACTCATCCTTCCCACCCACGCCcaccacagagagagagaggagcgtGGCCATATCGGTGAAAGACCAGAGGAAGGCCATCAAGGCCCTGTTGGCCTGGGTGCAGAGAAAAACGAGAAA GTATGGCGTGGCAGTGCAGGACTTTGCGGGCAGCTGGAGGAGTGGACTGGCTTTCCTGGCAGTGATCAAGGCCATTGACCCCAGCCTGGTGGACATGAAACAGGCCCTGGAAAATTCGGCACGAGAAAATCTCGAGAAGGCTTTCAGCATCGCACAGGATGCCTTGCACATCCCCAGGCTCCTGGAGCCAGAAG ACATCATGGTTGACACACCGGACGAGCAGTCTATCATGACTTACGTGGCACAGTTTCTAGAACGTTTTCCGGAGTTGGAAGCT GAAGATATTTTCGACTCAGATAAAGAAGTTCCTATCGAATCCACTTTTGTTCGTATCAAAGAAACTCCTTCTGAACAGGAGAGCAAAATCTTCATTCTGAATGAAAATGGGGAGCACACCTACACTATTAACCATGAAACCAGCCACCCACCACCCTCCAAAGTCTTTGTCTGTGACAAGCCTGAGAGCATGAAGGAATTCCACCTGGATGGTATTTCCAGCCATGCACTGTCAGACAGTTCCACTGAGTTCATGCACCAGATCATCGACCGGGTCCTGCAAGGGGGCCCAGGTGACACCAGTGACATCAGTGAGCCATCTCCAGAAACCTCCATTTTATCATCCAGAAAGGAGAGCCAGAGGTCCAACTCTTTGCCAATCAAGAAAACAGTTCACTTTGAGGCTGACACCTGCAAGGATGCGTCCTGCAGTAAGGACCTGTCCCTTCACCTTGAAGGGAGCCCGAGAGTGGCAAAGGAACCACTGATGGAGGATGGACGCATCTTGGCAGTTGAGGTTGCTGAGGAAAAGGAATGGAAACAGGAATCCTCGAAGATTCCAGAATCCTTCTCTGACAAGGTCCCTGGTGATGTTTTTTTTGCGGAGGGCACGATCAATAATTCTCAGTCTTCTTCTTCCTATAATGGTGCTTTAGAGAGTACAGCCAGCCAGGATGAAGAAAGTCAGTCTCTTTCACCCCTGGGAGAGAATACTGCGATGGCCAGTTCCGTGGAGATCAAGGTTAATCTGATGACTGTAGAACCTCTGGATGAGGGAGACTATTTTGAAGCCATCCCATTAAAAGCCTCAAAATTTATCAGTGACCTAATAGATTTGGCTTCTACCAGCCAGGCTTTCAACAAAGTTCCTTCACCTCATGAGACAAAACCTGATGAGGATGATGAGGCTTTTGAGAATCATGCTGAAAAACTCGGTAAAAGGAGTACTAAATCTTCTCACAAACAGAAAGATTCGCCAGAGCCTCAAGTTAAGTCTGACAAACATGAAGCTCACCAGGACTCCGGAGAAGAAGCTGAAGGCTGTCCTTCAGCCCAGGAAGAGACACCAACAGATAAAAAGCCAGAGGTACATGAGAAGGCCAAGAGAAAGTCCATCCATCCTCATcatgaggaagagggagaagacgATGACCTCGAGGGTGTGGGCGAGGAATTATCTTCCAGCCCCCCAGGCAGCAGTGTCAGCTTGGAGACCCTTCAGAACCACAGCGAAGAAGGCCTGGATTTCAAGCCCTCTCCACCCGTCTCAAAGGTTTCCGTCATTCCCCATGACCTCTTCTATTTCCCGCACTACGAGGTTCCCCTGGCTGCAGTTTTGGAGGCTTATGCAGAAGACCCAGAggatctaaaaaatgaaaaaatggatCTCGAAGGTCCAGAGGGTTGTATGCAAGACCTGGACtccagggaggaggaggctgatGGCTCTCAGAGCAGCTGCAGTTCTTCGGCACCAGGCGAGTGCCTCCCCAGTGCCAGCGACCAGGTGCTATATCTCAACAGGGATGGTGGGAGTACCACACCAGCCTCAGAACCTGCTCCTCTGGCCCCCCATGACGACCACCAACAAAGGGAGACCAAAGAGAGTGACCCCATGGACAGCCACCAG TCCCAGGAATCCCCAAACCCGGAAAACGTAGCAAACCCCCTAGAAGAAAAGGTAACCAAAGAATCAGTCAGcagtaaaaaaaaggaaaagagaaaacatgtgGACCGCGTAGAAAGTTTGTTATTTATAGCACCTGGAACTGTTCGATCCTCAGATGACCTCGAAGAAGACACTGGCAACCACAGAGTTCCTTCCAG gGCTAGTCACAGTGACTCCAGCATTTGCATTCGACGACATAATAATAGGTCTTTGGAATCG GATCATTTTAGCTCTGTTCAGTTGAGGAATGCAGCAGATCTGGACGACAGAAGGAACCGAATGTTAACCAG GTACAATACTCAGAAGCTCACTGAGCTGATTTTACAGTTTTATGGCATCAGAGCAGACAAGAAGAGGGAAAGCAAACATGCCAGGATGTCTATGAAA
- the CLMN gene encoding calmin isoform X8 has translation MAAHEWDWFQREELIGQISDIRVQNLQVERENVQKRTFTRWINLHLEKCNPPIEVKDLFIDIQDGKILMALLEVLSGRNLLHEYKCSSHRIFRLNNIAKALKFLEDSNVKLVSIDAAEIADGNPSLVLGLIWNIILFFQIKELTGNLSRNSPSSSLSPGSGGTDSDSSFPPTPTTERERSVAISVKDQRKAIKALLAWVQRKTRKYGVAVQDFAGSWRSGLAFLAVIKAIDPSLVDMKQALENSARENLEKAFSIAQDALHIPRLLEPEDIMVDTPDEQSIMTYVAQFLERFPELEAEDIFDSDKEVPIESTFVRIKETPSEQESKIFILNENGEHTYTINHETSHPPPSKVFVCDKPESMKEFHLDGISSHALSDSSTEFMHQIIDRVLQGGPGDTSDISEPSPETSILSSRKESQRSNSLPIKKTVHFEADTCKDASCSKDLSLHLEGSPRVAKEPLMEDGRILAVEVAEEKEWKQESSKIPESFSDKVPGDVFFAEGTINNSQSSSSYNGALESTASQDEESQSLSPLGENTAMASSVEIKVNLMTVEPLDEGDYFEAIPLKASKFISDLIDLASTSQAFNKVPSPHETKPDEDDEAFENHAEKLGKRSTKSSHKQKDSPEPQVKSDKHEAHQDSGEEAEGCPSAQEETPTDKKPEVHEKAKRKSIHPHHEEEGEDDDLEGVGEELSSSPPGSSVSLETLQNHSEEGLDFKPSPPVSKVSVIPHDLFYFPHYEVPLAAVLEAYAEDPEDLKNEKMDLEGPEGCMQDLDSREEEADGSQSSCSSSAPGECLPSASDQVLYLNRDGGSTTPASEPAPLAPHDDHQQRETKESDPMDSHQGHG, from the exons TGCAATCCACCTATAGAAGTTAAAGACTTATTCATCGATATACAAGATGGCAAAATCCTAATGGCGTTGTTAGAAGTCCTGTCTGGGCGGAATCTG CTGCACGAATACAAATGTTCGTCGCATCGTATTTTTCGGCTGAACAACATAGCGAAAGCACTCAAGTTTTTGGAAGATAGCAAT gttaAACTCGTTAGCATTGATGCCGCAGAAATAGCAGATGGCAACCCTTCTTTGGTTCTTGGGCTGATATGGAACATAATCCTCTTCTTCCAG ATTAAGGAGCTCACAGGCAACCTCAGCAGAAACTCTCCATCTTCCAGCCTCTCCCCCGGCTCAGGGGGCACAGACTCAGACTCATCCTTCCCACCCACGCCcaccacagagagagagaggagcgtGGCCATATCGGTGAAAGACCAGAGGAAGGCCATCAAGGCCCTGTTGGCCTGGGTGCAGAGAAAAACGAGAAA GTATGGCGTGGCAGTGCAGGACTTTGCGGGCAGCTGGAGGAGTGGACTGGCTTTCCTGGCAGTGATCAAGGCCATTGACCCCAGCCTGGTGGACATGAAACAGGCCCTGGAAAATTCGGCACGAGAAAATCTCGAGAAGGCTTTCAGCATCGCACAGGATGCCTTGCACATCCCCAGGCTCCTGGAGCCAGAAG ACATCATGGTTGACACACCGGACGAGCAGTCTATCATGACTTACGTGGCACAGTTTCTAGAACGTTTTCCGGAGTTGGAAGCT GAAGATATTTTCGACTCAGATAAAGAAGTTCCTATCGAATCCACTTTTGTTCGTATCAAAGAAACTCCTTCTGAACAGGAGAGCAAAATCTTCATTCTGAATGAAAATGGGGAGCACACCTACACTATTAACCATGAAACCAGCCACCCACCACCCTCCAAAGTCTTTGTCTGTGACAAGCCTGAGAGCATGAAGGAATTCCACCTGGATGGTATTTCCAGCCATGCACTGTCAGACAGTTCCACTGAGTTCATGCACCAGATCATCGACCGGGTCCTGCAAGGGGGCCCAGGTGACACCAGTGACATCAGTGAGCCATCTCCAGAAACCTCCATTTTATCATCCAGAAAGGAGAGCCAGAGGTCCAACTCTTTGCCAATCAAGAAAACAGTTCACTTTGAGGCTGACACCTGCAAGGATGCGTCCTGCAGTAAGGACCTGTCCCTTCACCTTGAAGGGAGCCCGAGAGTGGCAAAGGAACCACTGATGGAGGATGGACGCATCTTGGCAGTTGAGGTTGCTGAGGAAAAGGAATGGAAACAGGAATCCTCGAAGATTCCAGAATCCTTCTCTGACAAGGTCCCTGGTGATGTTTTTTTTGCGGAGGGCACGATCAATAATTCTCAGTCTTCTTCTTCCTATAATGGTGCTTTAGAGAGTACAGCCAGCCAGGATGAAGAAAGTCAGTCTCTTTCACCCCTGGGAGAGAATACTGCGATGGCCAGTTCCGTGGAGATCAAGGTTAATCTGATGACTGTAGAACCTCTGGATGAGGGAGACTATTTTGAAGCCATCCCATTAAAAGCCTCAAAATTTATCAGTGACCTAATAGATTTGGCTTCTACCAGCCAGGCTTTCAACAAAGTTCCTTCACCTCATGAGACAAAACCTGATGAGGATGATGAGGCTTTTGAGAATCATGCTGAAAAACTCGGTAAAAGGAGTACTAAATCTTCTCACAAACAGAAAGATTCGCCAGAGCCTCAAGTTAAGTCTGACAAACATGAAGCTCACCAGGACTCCGGAGAAGAAGCTGAAGGCTGTCCTTCAGCCCAGGAAGAGACACCAACAGATAAAAAGCCAGAGGTACATGAGAAGGCCAAGAGAAAGTCCATCCATCCTCATcatgaggaagagggagaagacgATGACCTCGAGGGTGTGGGCGAGGAATTATCTTCCAGCCCCCCAGGCAGCAGTGTCAGCTTGGAGACCCTTCAGAACCACAGCGAAGAAGGCCTGGATTTCAAGCCCTCTCCACCCGTCTCAAAGGTTTCCGTCATTCCCCATGACCTCTTCTATTTCCCGCACTACGAGGTTCCCCTGGCTGCAGTTTTGGAGGCTTATGCAGAAGACCCAGAggatctaaaaaatgaaaaaatggatCTCGAAGGTCCAGAGGGTTGTATGCAAGACCTGGACtccagggaggaggaggctgatGGCTCTCAGAGCAGCTGCAGTTCTTCGGCACCAGGCGAGTGCCTCCCCAGTGCCAGCGACCAGGTGCTATATCTCAACAGGGATGGTGGGAGTACCACACCAGCCTCAGAACCTGCTCCTCTGGCCCCCCATGACGACCACCAACAAAGGGAGACCAAAGAGAGTGACCCCATGGACAGCCACCAG ggacatggatga